Proteins encoded within one genomic window of Deinococcus depolymerans:
- a CDS encoding cation:proton antiporter — translation MSRFVLLFLLAGSALAAAPEAHAGPPAFLVQLTLLLGVSALAAYLSFRLRLIPIIGFLVAGVVAGPGALGLIRDQELISAASEVGVMLLLFTIGIEFSLERLSRIARQIFVGGGLQVGLTVLVAAGALLLTGVAAPDAVFTGCLIALSSTAIVMRLLGERGETNGPAGQVSLGILIFQDLAVVLMVLLIPMLAGQGGGAAGVVAALAKAGGIIAFVLVAARRLVPPVMEVVARTCSSEIFLLTVVALCFGTASLTAVAGVSLALGAFLAGLLVSESRYGAQAMGEILPLQILFSAAFFLSVGLQLDLGFLLGHLGVVLGAAALIAALKVGVTFLSVRLLGESTRTALPVSFLTAQVGEFSFVLAATGTALGLSFAGMGAQGSGVFIAATVLLMAFTPALNALADALGRRLPAASGRASSGPVAGTEDSGTHGLPVAGRVVFAGYGAHARLAARALSRAGVPYSVITRNPDGASELEGRGAPVLIADYTRAGLLRDLEIASARALVIVDDDTEMTERTVSVVRSVAPDLRLITRATSPEGFQGLQNLGAQHILSAPREVAAGILDLLTPPGVTRADITRHLAEHPPVTLSATQRAQCDHAGQNAGPVTPEADVCLECVAAGDTWVHLRVCMTCGHVGCCDSSRNRHATAHARRQGHPVIRSAEPGETWAYCYEHQWTK, via the coding sequence ATGTCGCGTTTCGTGTTGCTGTTCCTGCTGGCCGGGTCTGCCCTGGCTGCCGCTCCGGAAGCCCATGCGGGGCCGCCGGCCTTTCTGGTGCAGTTGACGTTGCTGCTGGGCGTGTCGGCGCTGGCGGCGTACCTGTCGTTCCGGTTGCGGCTGATTCCGATCATCGGGTTTCTGGTGGCGGGCGTGGTGGCGGGGCCGGGCGCGCTGGGGTTGATCCGGGATCAGGAGCTCATCTCGGCGGCGTCGGAGGTGGGTGTGATGCTGCTGCTGTTCACCATCGGGATCGAGTTCAGCCTGGAGCGGTTGTCGCGGATTGCGCGGCAGATCTTCGTGGGCGGCGGGTTGCAGGTGGGCCTGACGGTGCTGGTCGCGGCGGGCGCGTTGCTGCTGACCGGGGTGGCCGCGCCGGACGCGGTGTTCACGGGCTGCCTGATCGCGCTGTCGAGCACGGCGATCGTGATGCGCCTGCTGGGCGAGCGCGGCGAGACGAACGGCCCGGCCGGGCAGGTGAGTCTGGGCATCCTGATCTTCCAGGATCTGGCGGTGGTGCTGATGGTGCTGCTGATCCCGATGCTGGCCGGGCAGGGTGGGGGCGCAGCGGGCGTGGTGGCAGCGCTGGCGAAGGCGGGCGGGATCATCGCGTTCGTGCTGGTCGCGGCGCGTCGGCTCGTGCCGCCCGTCATGGAGGTCGTGGCGCGCACGTGCAGCAGCGAGATCTTCCTGCTGACGGTCGTGGCGCTGTGTTTCGGCACGGCGAGCCTGACGGCCGTGGCGGGCGTGAGCCTGGCGCTGGGGGCGTTCCTGGCGGGCCTGCTGGTCAGTGAGAGCCGGTACGGGGCGCAGGCGATGGGTGAGATCCTGCCGCTGCAGATTCTGTTCAGCGCGGCGTTCTTCCTGTCGGTGGGGTTGCAGCTGGACCTGGGGTTCCTGCTGGGGCACCTGGGCGTGGTGCTGGGCGCGGCGGCGCTGATCGCGGCCCTGAAGGTGGGCGTGACTTTCCTGAGCGTGCGCCTGCTGGGCGAGTCCACGCGCACAGCGCTGCCCGTGTCGTTCCTGACGGCGCAGGTGGGTGAGTTCTCGTTCGTGCTGGCGGCGACCGGCACGGCGCTGGGCCTGAGTTTCGCGGGCATGGGCGCGCAGGGGAGCGGGGTGTTCATCGCGGCGACGGTGCTGCTGATGGCGTTCACGCCCGCCCTGAACGCCCTGGCGGACGCGCTGGGCCGCCGCCTGCCCGCCGCCTCTGGCCGCGCGTCGTCCGGGCCGGTGGCAGGAACGGAGGACAGCGGAACGCACGGCCTGCCGGTGGCGGGGCGGGTGGTGTTCGCCGGGTACGGCGCGCACGCCCGCCTCGCGGCCCGCGCCCTGAGCCGCGCGGGCGTGCCGTACAGCGTCATCACCCGCAACCCGGACGGGGCCAGTGAACTGGAGGGGCGGGGCGCACCGGTGCTGATCGCGGATTACACGCGGGCCGGGCTGCTGCGGGACCTGGAGATCGCCTCGGCCCGCGCGCTGGTGATCGTGGACGACGACACCGAGATGACGGAACGGACCGTCAGCGTGGTCCGCTCGGTCGCGCCGGACCTGCGGCTGATCACGCGCGCCACGTCCCCCGAGGGATTCCAGGGGTTACAGAATCTGGGTGCACAGCACATCCTGAGCGCCCCGCGTGAGGTGGCGGCCGGGATTCTGGACCTGCTGACGCCGCCCGGGGTGACGCGCGCCGACATCACCCGCCACCTCGCGGAGCACCCGCCCGTGACCCTGAGTGCCACGCAACGCGCGCAGTGCGACCATGCCGGGCAGAACGCCGGGCCGGTCACGCCGGAGGCGGACGTGTGCCTGGAGTGCGTGGCGGCGGGCGACACCTGGGTTCACCTGCGGGTGTGCATGACCTGCGGGCACGTGGGCTGCTGCGATTCCAGCCGGAACAGGCACGCCACCGCGCACGCCCGGCGCCAGGGCCACCCGGTCATCCGCAGCGCCGAGCCGGGCGAAACCTGGGCGTACTGCTACGAGCACCAGTGGACGAAGTAG
- the gatB gene encoding Asp-tRNA(Asn)/Glu-tRNA(Gln) amidotransferase subunit GatB codes for MSYVAVIGLEVHLQLKTRSKIFSACPQEYHGADPNTFTDPFTLGLPGTLPTLNREAVELAMMFGLGLNCDVSGFTQFHRKNYFYPDAPKNFQLSQYDRPIARDGFLDVTLPGGEVSRVRIKRAHLEDDAGKLTHPTYAPYSMLDLNRAGSSLLEMVTEADITGAEQARAFLESVQAIAQALGVSDATPEEGKMRCDVNLSLHRPGEPWGTKCEVKNLNSFRSVARAIEFETARQARILDAGGRITQDTLGWDEGGQKTFLMRTKEGEADYRYFPEPDLPPLDITPEWIARVRARMPELPAQKLDRYRAAGVREADAQTLSLSVPLSRFYDEALETQPRPDAEKPDAQKLANWLLGDVSGLLAAREETLEASPLRPAHLAALVGLIDAGTISGKIAKDLLPDVLAGHDPAVLVQERGLSVVTDTAAIDAAIDAAMTADPATVEKVRAGNAKAMNALFGPVMKAMGGQAKPEVVRERLSAKLGL; via the coding sequence ATGTCGTATGTGGCGGTTATCGGTCTGGAAGTTCACCTGCAGCTGAAGACAAGGTCCAAGATCTTCAGCGCGTGCCCGCAGGAGTATCACGGGGCGGACCCGAACACGTTCACGGACCCGTTCACGCTGGGCCTGCCGGGCACGCTGCCCACCCTGAACCGCGAGGCAGTGGAACTCGCCATGATGTTCGGACTGGGCCTGAACTGCGACGTGAGCGGCTTCACGCAGTTTCACCGCAAGAATTACTTCTACCCGGACGCCCCGAAGAACTTCCAGCTGTCGCAGTACGACCGGCCCATCGCCCGCGACGGCTTCCTGGACGTGACCCTGCCCGGCGGCGAGGTGAGCCGCGTGCGGATCAAGCGGGCGCACCTGGAGGACGACGCGGGCAAACTGACGCACCCCACGTACGCGCCGTACTCCATGCTGGACCTGAACCGCGCCGGGTCCAGCCTGCTGGAGATGGTCACCGAGGCCGACATCACAGGCGCCGAGCAGGCCCGCGCGTTCCTGGAGAGCGTGCAGGCCATCGCGCAGGCGCTGGGCGTCAGTGACGCCACGCCCGAGGAAGGCAAGATGCGCTGCGACGTGAACCTCAGCCTGCACCGGCCCGGTGAGCCGTGGGGCACCAAGTGCGAGGTGAAGAACCTCAACTCGTTCCGCTCCGTGGCGCGCGCCATCGAGTTCGAGACGGCCCGGCAGGCCCGCATCCTGGACGCCGGCGGGCGTATCACGCAGGACACGCTGGGCTGGGACGAGGGCGGCCAGAAGACCTTCCTGATGCGCACCAAGGAAGGCGAGGCCGACTACCGCTACTTCCCCGAGCCGGACCTGCCCCCGCTGGACATCACGCCCGAATGGATCGCGCGCGTGCGGGCGCGGATGCCCGAACTGCCCGCGCAGAAACTGGACCGCTACCGCGCGGCGGGCGTGCGCGAGGCCGACGCGCAGACCCTGAGCCTCAGCGTGCCGCTGTCGCGCTTCTACGACGAGGCGCTGGAGACGCAGCCCCGACCGGACGCCGAGAAACCCGATGCGCAGAAACTCGCGAACTGGCTGCTGGGCGACGTGTCCGGCCTGCTGGCCGCGCGTGAGGAGACGCTGGAGGCCAGCCCCCTGCGGCCCGCGCATCTGGCCGCGCTGGTGGGCCTGATCGACGCCGGCACCATCAGCGGCAAGATCGCCAAGGACCTGCTGCCCGACGTGCTGGCCGGCCACGACCCGGCCGTCCTCGTGCAGGAGCGCGGCCTGAGCGTCGTGACCGACACCGCCGCCATCGACGCTGCCATCGACGCCGCCATGACCGCCGACCCCGCCACCGTCGAGAAGGTCCGCGCGGGGAACGCCAAGGCCATGAACGCGCTGTTCGGGCCGGTCATGAAGGCCATGGGCGGCCAGGCCAAACCCGAGGTGGTCCGCGAACGCCTGAGCGCCAAGCTGGGCCTGTGA
- a CDS encoding GNAT family N-acetyltransferase: MRQTGGLTRPVTPADAATIAAHRYPDARDLAERPAYAAWVESALRDGLYLGFLLEGRGEVIAGAGVTLLHWGPTRGDPQPWRARVVNVWTHPDHRRAGHARTLVTACLDALRTRGVTRVSLGSSDMARPLYAALGFADSTHEMNLTLRAARAE; the protein is encoded by the coding sequence GTGCGGCAGACTGGGGGCCTGACGCGCCCCGTCACGCCCGCCGACGCCGCCACCATTGCCGCGCACCGCTACCCGGACGCCCGCGACCTCGCGGAGCGGCCCGCGTACGCCGCGTGGGTGGAATCCGCTCTGCGGGACGGTCTGTACCTGGGCTTCCTGCTGGAGGGTAGGGGAGAGGTGATCGCCGGGGCGGGTGTGACCCTGCTGCACTGGGGCCCCACGCGCGGTGATCCGCAGCCGTGGCGGGCGCGGGTGGTGAACGTCTGGACGCACCCGGACCATCGCCGCGCCGGGCACGCCCGCACGCTGGTCACGGCCTGCCTGGACGCGCTGCGGACACGTGGGGTCACGCGCGTCAGCCTGGGCAGCAGCGACATGGCCCGCCCGCTGTACGCGGCGCTGGGCTTCGCGGACAGCACCCACGAGATGAACCTGACCCTGCGGGCCGCGCGGGCAGAATAG